The sequence below is a genomic window from Ruminiclostridium josui JCM 17888.
AATCATTATTGCATTCATTGTTGCACCAAAGCCAATACCGTGAATAAATCTTATAATGAGGAGCAAAACAACATTATTGGCGAAAATGTACAGACAGCTTGCAGTAAAATGAATTATTCCGAATATTATAACAATTTTCTTCCAGCCGTACTTTTCCATTGCGTTGCCGGAATACATTCTCGAGAATAATCCACCTACAACATATATTCCCGAAACAAGTCCTGCAATTGCTGCCGTTGCACCAAAGGCTGTAACATATTCCGTAATGGTTGACATCAATGTGTACATTACAAGTGCCAATGAAAACTGTGCTATAAATGTACATACAAAGTTTTTTGTAACAATTTTTTCATTCATAATAGTGTTCCTCTATAAAATATATATTTGACAATTGCTGAATATCATTTTATTATATTCATAGCAAGGGATACATCGCATACGATTTATTATAGAACAGCCTAAGATTCATGTCAATAATTCAAAAAGCGAGGAATAAAAGTGTCAAAGGAGCAAGAATATATAACTGCAAGTTTACTTGTTAAGCTTGGAAATGCTATATCATGGTATAAAAATCAAAACATGAAATCAATTGAATTAACAGCTTCACAAAGTGAGGCTATTCAGTATATTTTAAGAAATAAGGATTATAAGCGGATTACTGCCGCTGATTTGATGAGAAATCTTGAATTAGCGCAATCGACCATTGCGGGAATCATCCGCAGACTGGAGCAGAAGAACCTGATAAAATGTACTACAGCGCCGGATGACAAAAGGCAAACCATAATATCTGTTACGCCACAATCCCTTAAACTAGAAGAACAGCTGCGAAAAACAGCTGTTGAAACAGAACACATTTTGCTATCAGGTATGTCAGAAAATGAACAGAAAGAATTTAATCGTCTTCTTCAAATAGCTTTGGAAAACATGAACAATATTCGAAACAAATAGGTATTTTATATCTGATAATCACAATACTTTGTATTTCTATATTCCGACGGACTTTTACCAAAAACTTTTTTGAATTGCTTCATAAAATAATTTATGTCCC
It includes:
- a CDS encoding MarR family winged helix-turn-helix transcriptional regulator; translation: MSKEQEYITASLLVKLGNAISWYKNQNMKSIELTASQSEAIQYILRNKDYKRITAADLMRNLELAQSTIAGIIRRLEQKNLIKCTTAPDDKRQTIISVTPQSLKLEEQLRKTAVETEHILLSGMSENEQKEFNRLLQIALENMNNIRNK